In one Brevinematales bacterium genomic region, the following are encoded:
- a CDS encoding LamG domain-containing protein: MRKMLLLLAGLFFVFYAGLGSAVDYKNISSPEPPKIPSKYTPPAKYASNFPEPTVKIKGLKAVLLGAPIDGDTGSWTKSEIKNLQAAAAMLRKCGVDVYEFYTPNNDWEKIKKAANGAHFLLYRGHGVYDGSMPPKWVGGFSLKNKFASPEDIKADLKLAPGAIVMLYGCFTAGNSSLDMGKINQTEAERRVAMYSKPFLDMKCSGYYANWFGEAFPAFVAYLFAGQTLGEAYKSFWDFNSKTVKYVKHPDVPSAAMWVDHDEWDGTVYNNAFVGYPDKTLQDLFGDGKNKPDDIKPPVKPNEDDILIPPGDGDDNDDADNSDIGQKMIADWSFSGDAGKGAKLMNGAYLTQDKSQKSKSAVKLDGYNDYIDCGTISGSGFNGITVTLWMKSFGFASADETLISCGHDGWAIARNPGGGKLRFVLALNGGDKVLDFASKSVVFNGGWHQITVVYGQQKAKIFIDGKMDASVSVSGSMDFGELPLYIGKDPGIKKSSFYGIIDEVKIYNYGLTDDEIKNLYKSK, encoded by the coding sequence ATGAGAAAAATGTTATTATTGTTAGCCGGACTGTTTTTCGTATTCTATGCCGGATTGGGCAGCGCTGTCGATTATAAGAATATTTCCTCGCCGGAACCCCCGAAGATTCCGTCGAAATATACCCCGCCCGCGAAATACGCGTCCAATTTTCCCGAACCGACTGTCAAGATCAAGGGGCTGAAGGCCGTATTGCTCGGCGCGCCGATCGACGGGGATACCGGGAGCTGGACGAAAAGCGAGATAAAGAACCTCCAGGCCGCCGCCGCGATGCTGCGGAAATGCGGGGTTGACGTATACGAGTTCTATACTCCCAACAACGATTGGGAGAAGATAAAAAAAGCCGCCAACGGCGCGCATTTCCTGCTTTACCGCGGGCATGGCGTGTATGACGGCAGTATGCCCCCGAAATGGGTGGGCGGGTTCTCCCTCAAGAATAAATTCGCGTCCCCCGAGGATATCAAGGCCGACCTCAAGCTCGCCCCCGGGGCTATCGTGATGCTCTACGGGTGTTTCACCGCCGGCAACTCGTCCCTCGATATGGGGAAGATCAACCAGACCGAGGCCGAACGCCGTGTCGCCATGTATTCCAAACCGTTCCTCGATATGAAATGCTCCGGTTATTATGCCAACTGGTTCGGGGAGGCCTTCCCGGCGTTCGTAGCTTACCTCTTCGCGGGGCAGACCCTCGGCGAGGCCTACAAGAGCTTCTGGGACTTTAATTCCAAGACCGTTAAGTATGTCAAGCATCCCGATGTGCCTTCCGCCGCGATGTGGGTCGACCATGACGAATGGGACGGCACTGTCTATAATAACGCATTCGTCGGGTATCCCGATAAGACCCTACAGGACTTGTTCGGCGACGGTAAAAATAAGCCGGACGATATCAAACCACCTGTCAAGCCGAATGAAGACGATATACTGATACCGCCCGGCGATGGCGACGACAACGACGATGCCGATAATTCCGATATCGGGCAGAAAATGATCGCCGACTGGAGTTTCAGCGGGGACGCCGGTAAGGGCGCGAAGCTGATGAACGGGGCTTACCTCACGCAGGATAAATCGCAGAAATCGAAGAGCGCCGTCAAGCTCGACGGGTATAACGATTATATCGACTGCGGGACAATCTCCGGCAGCGGCTTCAACGGGATAACGGTTACCCTGTGGATGAAGTCCTTCGGGTTCGCATCGGCGGACGAGACGCTGATCTCCTGCGGACATGACGGATGGGCGATCGCGCGGAATCCCGGCGGCGGGAAACTGCGTTTCGTACTCGCCCTGAACGGAGGCGATAAAGTGCTTGATTTCGCCTCGAAGTCGGTTGTATTCAACGGGGGATGGCATCAGATTACGGTGGTCTATGGCCAGCAGAAAGCGAAAATATTTATCGACGGGAAGATGGACGCTTCGGTATCCGTTTCGGGCTCGATGGATTTCGGTGAACTGCCGCTCTATATCGGTAAGGATCCCGGCATCAAGAAATCCAGCTTCTACGGGATTATCGACGAGGTTAAGATATATAACTACGGATTGACCGACGACGAGATAAAAAATTTATACAAGAGCAAATAG